A genome region from Methanobacterium aggregans includes the following:
- a CDS encoding beta strand repeat-containing protein yields METKNKHSILKIPFLLLMCVVVLSFGVSAVSAAGTSDNSTIYVSTGGNDIWDGLNATYNGTSGPKKTIANAVGTVATNGTVHIAQGTYNESRININQNMTITGENQDNTIINGQQSGIPIFSIANGITLNIVNLTLTNNTASYGGAIYNWGTLTVTNSTLTNNTATDGGAIYNWETLTVVNSTLTNNKAGLGGAICNSGTLTVVNSTLTNNTATMNGGAIYNNNVGTLTVVNSTLANNKAGLGGGVLYNYYGTSSVSNSTLANNTATDGGVLYNYYGTSSVSDSTFTNNTAGVGGVLYNVGNLTVTNSTLTNNTASYGGVIYNWGTLTVVNSTLNNNRASYGGVIFNVGNLTVTNSTLRNNRASYGGVIYNGGSLTLTVVNSTLEGNIAKYSGGVIFNVGNLTVGNSTLSSNTANDGGAIYNREVLSISDCTFTKNTALNSGGAIYNGGSLTVGNSTLTNNTVYGYGGAIFNDGTLNVSVCTFTGNTASPISYAMGSEDLGVNGYGGAICNDVDGILTVTNSAFINNTAYATSYAGEGGACGYGGAISNSGSLTVVSSTFTNNTVYAISYSTELSEVSYGYGGAIYNTGILNLTSSTFTGNNATNFGGAIYNLGTLTMGNSMLINNTVIGFGGAIYNVGNLTVTNSVLTNNTALMNGGAIWNYGGTSIVVVHFNRIVGNSPNTSQIYSVLGVVDATLNWWGSNLDPSVHVSNGTGGIVNVTSWLVLNATVNPTSILNGGNSIVTVDLLHDNTGKYHDPVNGHVPDGTPVTFTATNGNLNPTTTTLINSQANALFTANRAGTASINTTIDNQTVTKYLAVNPASYLYLNTTTDNKNPKTGETFLVTYKLGNKGPDNATNVTVSFQIPSGLEFVNATVDNGTVTYNPANRTVTWNLTNVEVGDPYLYLTVRALGTGSYTITPMITSETFNQNNDPLIPFSINVQAQNNSNGNTVNAASTTKTVTMQTTGMPIAGLVLAILAVLGGILVPRKK; encoded by the coding sequence ATGGAAACCAAAAATAAACATTCAATCCTTAAAATTCCTTTCTTGTTACTAATGTGTGTGGTGGTGTTATCTTTTGGTGTTAGTGCTGTAAGTGCAGCTGGTACATCGGATAATTCTACAATATACGTTAGTACGGGTGGAAATGATATATGGGACGGATTAAATGCCACATACAATGGTACAAGCGGGCCAAAAAAGACCATAGCAAATGCCGTAGGTACCGTTGCAACAAACGGAACGGTTCACATAGCACAGGGAACCTACAACGAATCCAGAATAAACATCAACCAGAACATGACAATCACAGGTGAAAACCAGGACAACACCATAATAAACGGACAACAAAGCGGAATCCCAATATTCAGCATTGCAAACGGAATAACACTCAACATAGTCAACCTAACACTCACAAACAACACAGCAAGTTATGGTGGTGCTATCTACAATTGGGGAACTTTAACTGTAACTAACAGTACACTCACAAACAACACAGCAACCGATGGTGGTGCTATCTACAATTGGGAAACTTTAACTGTAGTTAACAGTACGCTCACAAACAACAAAGCAGGACTTGGTGGTGCTATTTGTAATAGTGGAACTTTAACTGTAGTTAACAGTACGCTCACAAACAACACAGCAACAATGAACGGTGGTGCCATCTACAATAACAATGTGGGAACTTTAACTGTAGTTAACAGTACACTCGCAAACAACAAAGCAGGACTTGGTGGTGGTGTCCTCTACAATTATTATGGAACTTCGTCTGTTAGTAACAGTACACTCGCAAACAACACAGCAACCGATGGTGGTGTCCTCTACAATTATTATGGAACTTCGTCTGTTAGTGACAGTACATTCACAAACAACACAGCAGGAGTTGGTGGTGTCCTCTACAACGTGGGAAATTTAACTGTGACTAACAGTACGCTCACAAACAACACAGCAAGTTATGGTGGTGTTATCTACAATTGGGGAACTTTAACTGTAGTGAATAGTACGCTGAACAATAACAGAGCAAGTTATGGTGGTGTCATCTTCAATGTGGGAAATTTAACTGTGACTAACAGTACGCTCAGAAACAACAGAGCAAGTTATGGTGGTGTTATCTACAATGGTGGAAGCTTAACTTTAACTGTAGTTAACAGTACACTCGAGGGTAACATCGCAAAATATAGTGGTGGTGTCATCTTCAATGTGGGAAATTTAACTGTGGGTAACAGTACACTCAGTAGTAACACTGCAAATGATGGTGGTGCTATCTACAACAGAGAAGTATTATCCATTTCTGACTGCACATTCACTAAAAACACTGCATTAAACAGTGGTGGTGCTATCTACAATGGTGGAAGCTTAACTGTGGGTAACAGTACGCTTACCAACAACACAGTTTATGGATATGGTGGTGCCATTTTCAATGATGGAACTCTAAATGTGAGTGTTTGTACTTTCACAGGTAACACGGCCTCTCCAATATCTTATGCCATGGGGTCTGAGGATTTGGGAGTTAATGGTTATGGTGGTGCCATCTGCAATGATGTTGATGGAATTTTAACTGTAACTAACAGCGCATTCATCAATAACACTGCTTATGCAACATCCTATGCCGGTGAGGGTGGAGCCTGTGGTTATGGTGGTGCCATTTCCAATAGTGGAAGTTTAACTGTAGTTAGCAGCACATTTACCAACAACACAGTTTATGCAATATCCTACAGTACTGAATTATCTGAAGTATCCTATGGTTATGGTGGTGCTATCTACAACACAGGAATCTTAAATTTGACCAGCAGTACATTCACAGGTAACAATGCAACCAATTTTGGTGGTGCTATCTACAACTTGGGAACTTTAACTATGGGTAACAGTATGCTTATCAACAACACAGTTATAGGATTTGGTGGTGCTATCTACAACGTGGGGAACTTAACTGTGACTAACAGTGTACTCACAAACAACACCGCATTAATGAATGGTGGTGCTATTTGGAATTATGGTGGTACTTCTATAGTTGTTGTTCATTTCAACAGGATTGTTGGAAATAGTCCAAATACCAGTCAGATTTACAGTGTACTGGGTGTGGTGGATGCTACGCTTAACTGGTGGGGTTCAAACCTTGATCCATCAGTTCATGTGTCTAACGGTACTGGTGGTATTGTTAATGTAACCTCCTGGTTGGTTTTGAATGCCACAGTAAATCCTACCAGTATCTTGAATGGTGGTAATTCGATTGTTACTGTTGATTTATTGCATGACAACACTGGAAAGTACCATGATCCAGTTAATGGTCACGTACCAGATGGAACTCCAGTAACTTTCACAGCAACCAATGGAAATCTCAACCCGACAACAACCACATTAATTAACAGTCAAGCTAACGCATTGTTCACAGCAAATCGTGCTGGTACAGCAAGTATTAACACAACAATTGACAACCAAACAGTTACAAAATATTTAGCAGTAAATCCAGCATCATACCTGTACCTGAACACTACAACCGACAACAAAAACCCAAAAACCGGTGAAACATTCTTAGTAACCTACAAACTCGGTAACAAGGGTCCTGATAATGCAACCAATGTTACAGTGTCTTTCCAGATACCATCTGGTTTGGAATTTGTAAATGCAACTGTAGACAATGGAACAGTTACCTACAACCCCGCAAACAGGACAGTAACCTGGAACTTGACCAATGTAGAAGTAGGAGATCCCTACCTGTACCTCACAGTTAGGGCATTGGGAACTGGAAGCTACACAATTACACCAATGATAACCTCAGAGACATTTAACCAGAACAATGACCCATTAATACCATTCAGCATCAACGTACAAGCACAGAACAACTCTAACGGCAACACAGTGAACGCTGCATCAACAACAAAAACCGTAACAATGCAAACCACAGGAATGCCGATAGCAGGGCTAGTACTGGCTATTCTAGCTGTACTCGGAGGAATACTAGTTCCAAGGAAGAAATAA